One Dokdonia sp. Dokd-P16 genomic window carries:
- the queA gene encoding tRNA preQ1(34) S-adenosylmethionine ribosyltransferase-isomerase QueA, whose translation MKLSHFNFDLPDELLADRPAENRDESRLMVLNRKEQTIEHKMFKDIIDYFEPEDVMVLNNTKVFPARLYGNKEKTGARIEVFLLRELNSETRLWDVLVDPARKIRIGNKLYFGDDESLVAEVIDNTTSRGRTLRFLYDGSYEEFRKKLTSLGETPLPKYINREVEPEDEDRYQTIYATEEGAVAAPTAGLHFSKHLLKRLEIKGVDFAEVTLHVGLGTFSAVEVEDLSKHKMDSEEAYIHKPATEIINKALKEKRRICAVGTTSMRVMESAVSSNHTLNEFGGWTNKFIFPPYDFSIANCMITNFHTPKSTLLMMVSAFAGHDFMKKAYEEAVKEKYKFYSYGDAMLII comes from the coding sequence ATGAAGTTATCACATTTTAACTTTGATTTGCCAGATGAATTACTAGCAGATCGCCCAGCCGAAAATCGCGACGAGTCACGCCTTATGGTACTTAACCGAAAAGAGCAGACTATAGAGCACAAAATGTTTAAAGACATTATTGATTATTTTGAGCCGGAAGATGTGATGGTGCTTAACAACACTAAAGTTTTTCCTGCACGTTTATACGGTAATAAAGAAAAAACTGGAGCACGTATCGAGGTATTCTTACTTAGAGAACTTAACTCAGAAACACGCCTATGGGATGTTCTTGTAGATCCAGCACGTAAAATACGTATAGGTAACAAGCTTTACTTTGGAGATGATGAGAGTCTAGTAGCAGAGGTGATTGACAACACAACATCAAGAGGACGTACACTTCGTTTCTTATATGATGGGTCTTACGAGGAGTTTAGAAAAAAGCTAACTTCACTAGGAGAGACACCATTACCTAAATATATTAATAGAGAGGTAGAGCCAGAAGATGAAGATCGCTACCAGACTATTTATGCAACAGAAGAAGGAGCTGTAGCTGCGCCTACTGCAGGTTTACACTTCTCAAAGCACTTGCTTAAGCGTCTTGAGATAAAGGGAGTAGACTTTGCTGAGGTTACACTACACGTAGGTTTAGGAACTTTTAGCGCAGTTGAGGTAGAAGATCTATCTAAGCATAAAATGGATAGTGAAGAAGCATATATTCATAAGCCAGCAACAGAAATCATTAACAAGGCGCTGAAGGAAAAACGTCGTATTTGTGCCGTAGGTACAACTTCAATGAGAGTGATGGAGAGTGCTGTTTCAAGTAACCATACACTTAATGAGTTTGGTGGATGGACTAACAAGTTTATCTTTCCTCCATACGATTTTAGTATTGCAAACTGTATGATTACAAACTTCCACACGCCTAAGTCTACTTTGTTAATGATGGTGTCTGCATTTGCAGGTCATGATTTCATGAAGAAGGCTTATGAAGAAGCGGTAAAAGAGAAATATAAATTCTACTCTTACGGAGACGCAATGTTGATTATCTAA
- a CDS encoding helix-turn-helix domain-containing protein, which yields MEEEDIKLIFGLKLRQIRTDKNLSLFGLSKLTGLSKSYLNEIENGKKYPKPDKIVTLSEKLDIPYDQMVSLKLDKNLAPIGEILKSKILKEIPLELFGIKESDLIDIVSNAPAKVNAFISTIIEIAQHYNFSRESFFLASVRSFQEANNNYFDNIEQKVLDFVKSYQINQGQGISSNELEEILIEEYNYTIKNDELDKHEDLDNLRSVFIPKSQSLLVAGDIDESQRTFIYAKEIAYNYLNITERLYTFPWILFETFDQVLNNFYASYFAGALIIPRKNLTTKIKDIFKERTFQKDTFEHITNEFNASPESFYQRLTNILPKEFNIKNLFFLRFTHKLNDTKFHLTKELHLAHQHAPRANESDEHYCRRWVSLQVLKDLSKSSENSKFDLQISNYENEGVRYLVLSTATKDPFKEDKFRSISIGLLINKQLERKIKFLKDLNIPTRNVGVTCERCAIIDCEVRQAPPKVLNRTSKNKKIAAIVKQLNDEH from the coding sequence ATGGAAGAAGAAGATATTAAACTTATATTTGGCTTAAAGCTACGCCAGATAAGGACTGACAAGAATTTATCACTTTTTGGACTATCAAAACTTACAGGGCTTTCAAAATCATATTTAAATGAAATTGAAAATGGAAAAAAATATCCGAAACCAGATAAGATTGTCACACTTTCTGAAAAATTAGACATTCCATATGATCAAATGGTCTCTTTAAAACTTGATAAAAATCTTGCTCCTATAGGAGAGATTTTAAAATCAAAGATTCTCAAAGAGATACCTCTTGAGCTTTTTGGGATTAAGGAAAGTGACTTAATAGATATTGTATCTAATGCTCCAGCTAAGGTCAATGCTTTTATAAGCACAATTATAGAGATAGCGCAACATTACAACTTTAGCAGAGAAAGCTTCTTTCTAGCCTCTGTACGATCATTTCAAGAGGCAAACAATAACTACTTTGACAACATAGAGCAAAAAGTACTCGACTTTGTAAAGTCTTATCAAATAAATCAAGGACAGGGTATCTCATCAAATGAATTAGAGGAAATTCTCATAGAAGAGTACAACTACACCATAAAAAATGATGAACTAGACAAACACGAGGACTTAGATAACCTCCGATCTGTTTTTATTCCAAAATCACAATCGCTACTAGTCGCGGGTGATATAGATGAGTCACAACGCACATTTATCTACGCAAAAGAAATAGCCTATAATTATTTGAACATTACAGAAAGGCTATACACGTTCCCGTGGATACTTTTTGAAACTTTTGACCAAGTGCTCAATAATTTTTATGCCTCTTACTTTGCAGGAGCATTGATTATTCCAAGAAAAAATCTCACAACTAAAATCAAAGATATTTTTAAGGAGCGTACTTTTCAAAAAGATACATTTGAGCATATTACAAATGAGTTCAATGCATCACCTGAATCTTTCTATCAGCGGCTTACGAATATTTTACCTAAAGAATTCAACATTAAAAACTTGTTTTTCTTACGGTTTACACATAAGCTTAACGACACAAAATTTCACCTCACAAAGGAGCTACACTTAGCACACCAGCACGCACCAAGAGCTAATGAGAGTGATGAACACTATTGTAGAAGATGGGTGTCACTACAAGTGCTTAAAGATTTATCCAAGAGTAGCGAGAATAGCAAGTTTGACTTGCAAATTTCTAATTATGAAAATGAAGGTGTACGCTACTTAGTATTATCTACCGCTACAAAGGACCCGTTTAAAGAAGACAAGTTTAGAAGTATAAGCATAGGTCTCCTCATTAACAAACAACTAGAGCGCAAAATAAAATTTCTAAAAGATTTAAATATCCCCACCCGTAATGTAGGAGTTACTTGCGAGCGCTGTGCTATTATAGATTGCGAAGTGCGACAAGCTCCACCTAAGGTTTTAAACCGAACTTCAAAAAACAAAAAAATTGCAGCCATTGTGAAGCAACTTAACGATGAGCATTAA
- a CDS encoding DUF3857 domain-containing protein: MNKLLLLFFIANFSTATCLAQNYKFGKISKEELLEAEHPSEPEAKAAILYRNFKTTFIYTKEKGFTGLIKRHERIKIYNKDNNDWLTVSVYLYQGTNNSANEVLSGLKAYTFNYDGDVEKIKLDKKQIYKEKINERYTKVTFTMPNIKNGSVIEYEYSIRTPYLNEFDKFYFQESIPIKKVELSFKAPEYLEYKIHRSGWLPFKINTSSRGRKLSIPYKQKAQGLAIKEKKGTNVFEFNDIESSVVQSDVPSLKREPFSGNVNNYRSTLQFELSATRYPNQVPEFYTSSWGDVAKQIYDSPNFGGQLRKKGFFKDNVDQLIVGLSKKEATLRIYDYVKSNMVWDGFYGIYVNDNLSSVYKENTGSITEINLLLVSMLQYAGIDASPVILGTKSNGIFLFPTRSGFNAVIASAKIGGDLLLLDASDKMSSPNVLKPELLNWFGGRLLKEDGVSEEIKLIGKQASHDAVVNVKIDEEGSPMVMANNRYTNNDAYKMRKNLSGKDVSEMSKYVSTIYKDYEILDLGVKEIDNVYKPLKMSFKAKADDYFETIGDKLYISPLLFYGQEINVFKEEERKLPIDYEYGRLSRFIFNIEIPDGYQVESIPESLSVSLAGNIGFYKYIISKNVNGVTISVQRSINESFLAPDNYGDLKKFYEAIVSKETEKIVLSKI; the protein is encoded by the coding sequence ATGAATAAATTATTACTACTCTTTTTTATTGCAAATTTTTCCACAGCAACTTGTTTAGCGCAAAATTATAAATTTGGCAAGATTTCAAAAGAGGAGTTGCTAGAAGCAGAGCATCCTAGTGAGCCTGAAGCGAAAGCTGCTATATTGTACAGGAATTTTAAGACTACTTTTATTTATACGAAAGAGAAAGGGTTTACAGGTCTTATAAAAAGACATGAGCGCATAAAGATTTATAATAAAGACAACAATGATTGGTTAACGGTGAGTGTCTATTTATATCAAGGAACTAATAATAGTGCAAATGAGGTTTTGAGTGGCCTTAAGGCATATACCTTCAACTATGATGGAGATGTAGAAAAAATCAAACTTGATAAGAAACAGATTTATAAAGAGAAGATTAATGAGAGGTATACAAAAGTTACTTTTACAATGCCTAATATAAAAAACGGTTCTGTAATAGAGTATGAATATTCCATAAGAACACCTTATCTAAATGAATTTGATAAATTCTACTTCCAAGAATCCATACCTATAAAAAAGGTAGAATTATCTTTTAAAGCTCCAGAGTATCTTGAGTATAAAATTCATAGAAGTGGCTGGTTACCATTTAAAATTAACACAAGTTCAAGAGGCAGAAAATTATCAATTCCTTACAAGCAAAAAGCTCAAGGATTGGCTATAAAGGAGAAAAAGGGAACAAATGTATTTGAATTTAACGATATAGAATCCTCAGTTGTACAGAGTGATGTTCCATCTCTTAAGAGAGAGCCGTTTTCTGGAAATGTAAATAACTATAGGTCTACACTTCAATTTGAATTATCTGCTACCCGTTACCCTAATCAAGTACCAGAATTTTATACATCTAGCTGGGGAGATGTAGCAAAGCAAATTTATGACTCGCCTAATTTTGGAGGACAACTAAGAAAAAAAGGATTTTTTAAAGATAATGTTGATCAACTAATTGTTGGGTTATCCAAAAAAGAAGCAACACTTCGCATTTATGACTATGTAAAATCTAATATGGTTTGGGATGGTTTTTACGGTATATATGTCAATGACAATTTATCTAGTGTTTATAAAGAAAATACGGGAAGTATTACGGAAATAAACTTGCTCTTAGTGTCAATGCTTCAATATGCCGGTATAGATGCATCTCCAGTAATACTCGGAACTAAGTCTAACGGAATTTTTTTATTTCCAACTCGATCAGGATTTAATGCAGTTATTGCTTCTGCTAAAATAGGTGGAGATTTATTGTTGCTCGATGCATCAGATAAGATGTCAAGTCCTAATGTGCTTAAGCCAGAATTGCTTAATTGGTTTGGAGGTAGATTGTTAAAAGAAGATGGAGTCTCAGAAGAAATAAAACTAATTGGAAAGCAAGCTAGCCACGATGCTGTTGTTAATGTAAAAATTGACGAAGAGGGCTCGCCTATGGTTATGGCAAATAATAGATATACCAATAATGATGCATATAAAATGCGTAAAAATTTATCGGGTAAGGATGTTTCAGAAATGTCAAAATACGTTTCTACTATTTATAAAGATTACGAAATACTTGACCTTGGGGTAAAAGAAATAGATAATGTATATAAGCCACTCAAGATGTCATTTAAAGCCAAGGCAGATGATTATTTTGAAACGATAGGTGATAAACTGTACATAAGTCCACTATTATTTTATGGCCAAGAAATAAATGTCTTTAAAGAAGAAGAGCGTAAACTACCTATAGATTATGAATATGGACGTTTGAGTAGGTTTATATTTAATATAGAAATTCCAGACGGCTATCAAGTAGAAAGTATACCAGAGTCATTATCTGTAAGTCTAGCTGGAAACATCGGATTTTATAAATACATTATATCAAAAAATGTAAATGGGGTTACTATTTCTGTTCAACGATCAATTAATGAGTCATTTTTAGCACCAGATAACTACGGTGATTTAAAGAAATTCTATGAAGCAATTGTTTCTAAGGAAACAGAAAAAATAGTATTATCTAAAATCTAA
- the rsgA gene encoding ribosome small subunit-dependent GTPase A — protein MTGTVYKSTGSWYTVKADDGQWFECRIKGKFRIQGIKSTNPVSVGDVVDFDLDTKSDVETGVITKIHDRDNYIVRKSVNLSKQTHIIASNVDAVFLLVTLNNPPTFTAFIDRFLVTAEAYHIKAVLLFNKIDTYNEEEIMEIKYLAAMYREIGYECVGISAITGKNIDTVKEMMTGKTCMFTGHSGVGKSTLVNAIEPTLDLKTKQISVQHSQGQHTTTFAEMFDLHFDARIIDTPGIKGFGIVDMEREEIGDYFPEFFALKSECKFNNCLHLEEPKCAVKEALDNDELHWSRYKSYTQMLEGDDEQHYRKDHYPEEQ, from the coding sequence ATGACAGGAACTGTTTATAAATCTACTGGAAGTTGGTACACCGTAAAGGCGGACGATGGCCAGTGGTTTGAATGTAGAATAAAAGGAAAATTTCGTATTCAAGGAATTAAGAGTACAAACCCAGTTTCGGTAGGTGATGTTGTAGATTTTGATCTTGACACCAAAAGTGATGTAGAGACAGGAGTAATTACAAAAATTCACGATAGAGATAACTACATTGTACGTAAGTCTGTAAACCTCTCTAAACAAACTCATATCATTGCTAGTAACGTAGATGCCGTGTTCCTACTAGTAACACTTAACAATCCGCCTACTTTTACGGCTTTTATAGATCGTTTTCTGGTAACTGCAGAGGCTTATCATATTAAAGCGGTTTTACTCTTTAATAAGATTGATACGTATAACGAAGAGGAAATCATGGAGATAAAATATCTTGCGGCAATGTATCGTGAGATAGGTTATGAATGTGTAGGAATTTCGGCAATTACCGGAAAGAATATCGATACGGTAAAAGAAATGATGACGGGTAAGACGTGTATGTTTACAGGTCATTCTGGAGTGGGGAAATCTACGCTAGTAAACGCTATCGAACCTACGCTAGATCTAAAAACAAAGCAAATAAGCGTGCAGCACAGTCAAGGTCAGCACACAACTACTTTTGCAGAGATGTTTGATCTGCATTTTGATGCACGTATTATAGATACTCCAGGAATTAAAGGTTTTGGAATAGTAGATATGGAACGCGAAGAAATAGGGGACTATTTTCCTGAGTTCTTTGCTTTAAAAAGCGAGTGTAAATTTAATAACTGTTTACACCTTGAAGAACCTAAATGTGCTGTAAAAGAAGCGCTAGATAATGATGAACTCCACTGGTCGCGTTATAAAAGTTATACCCAAATGCTAGAAGGGGATGACGAGCAGCATTACAGAAAAGATCACTACCCAGAAGAGCAATAA
- the dtd gene encoding D-aminoacyl-tRNA deacylase, whose protein sequence is MKAVIQRVTEASVTIDGVVKSEIKQGLLVLLGVTHNDTKEDIEWLTNKIIGLRIFSDDDGAMNLSVGDVEGDILVISQFTLFASTKKGNRPSFLEAAKPDTAIPMYEEFVSTLSRKRHKPTYTGEFGADMKVQLLNDGPVTIVIDTKNRI, encoded by the coding sequence ATGAAGGCAGTAATTCAGCGAGTAACCGAAGCGTCTGTCACTATAGACGGAGTTGTAAAATCTGAGATTAAACAAGGGTTACTGGTATTGCTAGGTGTTACTCATAATGATACTAAAGAAGATATTGAATGGCTCACAAATAAAATAATTGGTCTACGAATTTTTAGTGATGATGATGGCGCAATGAACCTTTCTGTGGGTGATGTAGAAGGAGATATTTTGGTGATTAGTCAGTTTACGTTATTTGCAAGTACAAAGAAGGGTAATCGTCCTTCATTTTTAGAAGCAGCAAAGCCTGATACAGCCATCCCAATGTATGAGGAGTTTGTAAGTACGCTTTCGCGAAAGCGTCATAAACCAACTTATACAGGAGAGTTTGGTGCAGATATGAAGGTTCAATTACTTAATGATGGGCCTGTTACGATTGTGATTGATACAAAAAACCGTATTTAA
- a CDS encoding 3-phosphoshikimate 1-carboxyvinyltransferase — MLLKVQHTTASTSGEIQITGSKSETNRLLILQALFDGIAVKNISNSDDAAVMQKALASTDSEVDIYHAGTAMRFLTAYFSIQEDRETVLTGSERMQQRPMAILVEALQQLGAQVSYVKNDGYPPLRIKGVKLTKSEVRLKANVSSQYISALMMMGAALENGFTIHLDGKITSVPYINMTLALLHQLDIEATFVGQIITIKPGRTSSEHREITVESDWSSASYFYSIVALSRKRTLNTSITISSYKEDSLQGDAVLQEIYKQLGVISTFNGDKLTLSIAKDFELPETITLDLANAPDIAQTIAVTCLGLGVGCHLTGLHTLKIKETDRLEALREEITKLGGGIMVTDTDLTLLPQEAALNENITIATYHDHRMAMAFAPLALSVSLLIDDAGVVSKSYPDFWKDLETLGFGQEIIG; from the coding sequence ATGCTCTTAAAAGTACAACATACTACGGCAAGCACCAGTGGTGAAATACAAATCACAGGCTCAAAAAGTGAGACCAACAGACTGCTTATTTTACAAGCGCTCTTTGATGGTATTGCTGTAAAGAATATATCAAATAGTGACGATGCAGCAGTGATGCAAAAAGCACTAGCATCTACAGATAGTGAGGTAGATATTTACCACGCAGGTACGGCAATGCGTTTTTTAACGGCATATTTTAGTATACAAGAGGATAGAGAGACGGTACTTACGGGTAGCGAGCGTATGCAACAACGCCCTATGGCAATATTGGTAGAAGCGTTGCAGCAGTTAGGTGCTCAGGTTTCTTATGTGAAAAATGATGGGTATCCGCCGCTTCGTATTAAAGGAGTTAAACTCACAAAAAGTGAGGTTAGGCTCAAAGCAAATGTGAGCAGCCAGTATATCTCTGCACTTATGATGATGGGAGCAGCACTAGAAAATGGATTTACCATTCATCTTGACGGTAAAATCACTTCGGTGCCTTATATAAACATGACGCTAGCATTATTACATCAGCTAGACATTGAGGCTACATTTGTAGGGCAGATTATAACCATCAAACCAGGAAGAACGAGTAGCGAGCATAGAGAGATCACAGTAGAGTCAGACTGGAGTAGTGCATCTTATTTTTATAGTATTGTTGCGCTTTCGCGAAAGCGTACTTTAAACACTTCCATAACCATAAGTAGTTATAAAGAAGATAGTTTACAAGGTGATGCTGTTTTACAAGAAATTTATAAGCAGTTAGGTGTAATCAGTACGTTTAACGGAGATAAGTTAACGCTATCAATAGCTAAGGATTTTGAGCTTCCTGAAACAATCACTTTAGATCTTGCAAACGCACCAGATATCGCACAAACGATAGCAGTTACTTGTTTAGGGCTAGGTGTTGGATGTCATCTTACGGGATTACATACCCTCAAAATAAAGGAAACAGACAGGCTAGAAGCGTTGCGCGAGGAGATCACAAAACTAGGCGGTGGGATCATGGTAACAGATACAGATCTTACATTGCTACCTCAAGAAGCAGCGCTTAACGAGAATATTACAATAGCTACCTATCATGATCATCGTATGGCGATGGCATTTGCGCCACTTGCCTTATCAGTTTCATTATTGATAGATGATGCTGGCGTGGTGTCTAAGTCATATCCAGATTTTTGGAAAGATTTAGAAACTTTAGGGTTTGGTCAAGAGATAATTGGCTAA
- a CDS encoding nucleotide pyrophosphohydrolase, giving the protein MNISDSQQAVDDWIKAHGVRYFNELTNMAQLTEEVGEVARIIARRYGEQSEKESDKGKDLGEELADVMFVVLCLANQTGVNLQEAFDKKLDIKTKRDHDRHHNNEKLK; this is encoded by the coding sequence ATGAACATTTCAGACTCACAACAAGCAGTAGACGATTGGATAAAAGCTCACGGAGTGCGCTATTTTAATGAACTAACTAATATGGCTCAGCTTACTGAAGAGGTAGGAGAGGTGGCGCGCATTATTGCACGTCGCTATGGGGAGCAGAGTGAGAAAGAAAGTGATAAAGGCAAGGATCTAGGCGAGGAGCTTGCAGATGTAATGTTTGTGGTATTATGTCTTGCCAATCAAACGGGAGTAAATCTTCAAGAAGCTTTTGATAAAAAGCTTGATATAAAGACTAAACGTGATCACGATCGTCATCACAATAATGAGAAATTGAAGTAA
- a CDS encoding DUF3857 domain-containing protein: protein MRFLYFLAFLGFTSVMYSQDFNYAITDIPEELKDNADAVVRLQETLIEIPDHKTLYREEKRVVTVLNSKGLRHINAAEFYDDDTKILSLQAIILDAFGNEVEKIKKGDFRDVSVVDGFSLYSSSRVRYLDFTPTTGFPFTVIFTSKVKTVSTGFIPPFRLYNNFRTSIEKTIYNINVAPGLGLRHKIIDDNNDLEIQSQADLISISAINKPSVSQETNGLPIHEVVPRVLFSLEKFHLAGVDGSAKNWKEFGTWMNNSLLDGMTTLEDDTVSEIQSLVSDAKTDEEKARIIYDYVQRKTRYISVQIGIGGWKPTPAQEVHDLGYGDCKGLVNYTKALLEVVGVSSFYTVVYAGDEKRSLEKDFASLQGSHVILAIPKDDDYTWLECTSQTIPFGFLGDFTDDRDVLVIKPEGGFIVHTPKYINDDNLQEIDGIYTIDVDGKLSASLGISSYGTQYDSRSGLLELEQKKQKRYYYNFFNNINNLKIDSINFKNDRDNVNLQEKLVFTSKNYASKVGDDFTLTLNAFNRIRRMPKKEIKRTGSFRIDRGYKDVDVITINTPKEFKTQYLPEPVLLNSEFGKYVLNVEVLNETSLSYRRELNIKSGTFSKEDYKAYRQFLQTVAKYDNSKILLEKK, encoded by the coding sequence ATGCGTTTTCTTTACTTTCTTGCCTTTTTAGGCTTTACTTCTGTGATGTATAGCCAAGATTTTAACTATGCTATAACTGATATTCCTGAGGAGCTTAAAGACAATGCAGATGCAGTTGTTAGACTTCAAGAAACTCTTATTGAAATTCCAGACCATAAAACTCTTTATAGAGAAGAAAAGAGAGTTGTTACCGTACTTAATTCAAAAGGCTTAAGACATATAAATGCAGCTGAGTTCTATGATGATGATACTAAAATTTTAAGTCTTCAGGCGATTATACTTGACGCATTTGGAAATGAGGTTGAAAAAATAAAGAAAGGAGACTTTAGAGATGTAAGTGTTGTAGATGGCTTTAGCCTTTATTCAAGCTCAAGAGTTAGATATCTGGATTTTACGCCTACTACTGGTTTCCCATTTACAGTGATTTTTACATCGAAAGTAAAAACAGTTAGCACAGGTTTTATCCCACCCTTTAGATTGTACAATAATTTTCGAACTAGTATTGAGAAAACAATCTATAATATTAATGTAGCCCCTGGTCTTGGACTTCGTCATAAGATTATTGATGATAATAATGACTTAGAAATACAGAGTCAAGCTGACTTGATAAGCATTTCGGCTATTAATAAACCAAGTGTCTCACAAGAGACTAATGGCCTTCCTATACATGAAGTAGTTCCTAGAGTTTTATTTTCTTTAGAGAAGTTTCATCTTGCAGGGGTGGATGGTAGTGCTAAGAACTGGAAAGAATTTGGCACTTGGATGAATAATAGTCTACTTGATGGAATGACTACGCTAGAGGACGATACAGTGTCAGAAATACAGTCGTTAGTTTCTGATGCAAAAACTGATGAAGAAAAAGCGAGAATTATCTACGATTACGTGCAGCGCAAAACGAGATATATAAGTGTGCAAATAGGTATTGGTGGATGGAAACCTACTCCCGCTCAAGAAGTTCATGACTTAGGATACGGCGATTGTAAAGGTCTGGTGAACTATACGAAGGCTTTGTTAGAAGTTGTTGGTGTGTCTTCATTTTATACTGTGGTGTATGCGGGAGATGAAAAGAGAAGTTTAGAAAAGGACTTTGCATCACTACAGGGTAGTCATGTAATACTGGCAATACCTAAAGATGATGATTATACCTGGTTGGAATGTACAAGCCAGACAATACCTTTTGGTTTTTTAGGGGATTTTACAGATGATAGGGATGTACTTGTGATTAAACCAGAAGGCGGATTTATAGTCCACACTCCTAAATATATTAATGATGATAACCTTCAAGAAATCGATGGTATATACACGATTGATGTGGATGGGAAGCTTTCAGCTAGTTTAGGTATATCATCATATGGAACGCAATATGATAGTAGATCTGGATTGCTTGAGCTAGAACAAAAAAAGCAAAAAAGGTATTACTATAATTTTTTTAATAATATCAACAACTTAAAAATTGATAGTATCAATTTTAAGAATGATAGGGATAACGTGAACTTGCAAGAAAAGCTAGTTTTTACATCAAAGAATTATGCATCCAAAGTAGGCGACGATTTTACGTTAACTCTTAATGCCTTCAATAGAATAAGGCGCATGCCTAAAAAAGAGATAAAACGTACTGGCTCTTTTAGAATTGATAGAGGTTATAAGGATGTGGATGTTATAACAATTAATACTCCAAAAGAGTTCAAAACCCAATACTTACCAGAACCTGTGCTGTTAAACTCAGAGTTTGGGAAATATGTGCTTAATGTCGAAGTGCTTAATGAAACAAGCTTATCATATAGACGCGAATTAAATATAAAAAGCGGGACTTTTTCTAAAGAAGACTACAAAGCGTACAGGCAGTTTTTACAAACTGTTGCAAAATACGATAACTCAAAAATTTTACTTGAAAAAAAATAA